The following DNA comes from Rosa rugosa chromosome 5, drRosRugo1.1, whole genome shotgun sequence.
GGGCcaggctgctcctcttcatttCATCGAGTTGAAcaactttcctaactagcatgaagttaGAAAATGAACAGAAGTGGTCGAAAATACCTGAAAACAGTCTGGTTTGGCCAGAAATTTTCCAGgaaccggcgaagctccgacGAACGTTAAAACCTCCACTTCAGGCGCTGTACATCTTGGTGCTTGTTCAACAACTCAAGGCGAGTTCAACAAGCCAAGAAACTTGAAGAATTGTGgccagaggagagagagtttggCCGGCAAATGGGAAGCCCAGAAACGGGCTcgggagggaggagagagagaaattgtctGGGGCTAGCTTATCACTGTTTCACCATTTCATGGACAATCTGAGCAAAAGCACAAGCTTAATTGTATGATTCTTCCAAGGACGTGGTCTTGTTCCTTGTCACAAAGTTGTAGCACTTCCAATTATGCTTTAATCACGTAAAATATTAAAGCACTGGTCTTTCTTTTTATGTGATTTTAACGTCTTCCCACTACCGCTTAAAACACGGAACACACCACTACCTTGATTAAAAGTGTCTGCCACCACTCTTTATACTGATTCCAGAAAATAAGGCAATTTGATTATACCTTTTAATAGGTGGCAATTTGATTATTCCATGCTTTCCTTTTGATACGGCATGCTGCACACATACATATTTGAACAATCAAACATTATTCTTTTTGTCTTCTTGTTCATCACTTCCATTGGACCACCATATGCAATTGACAATCAcgtcaattatatatatttgaagGCTCTAAGTTTAAAGCATTTGTCTCCTTGCTGCATGTTTAAACAATTAAGATTTGACATCACCTTGTCCTCCACCAAATCGGGAAGACTGCTTCATTAGTTAAAACTGCCACTAAGTTTTGCTTTGATTGAAAATCGAGGTTCTTACAATTACAATTAGAGACAAAAGTTAATCAACGAGTCATATAGATTTGAGAAACAAAGAACTAAGATTATTAAGAATatggagaatatcacaaatgatcTCTCAACATTTTATCTGTTGGACACTTTGGTTACTCagtttttaaatatatcactatGGTCACTCAATTTTAACTCCGTTATTCCCTTTAGTCACTCCGTTATTTTTCCGTTAAAgaaaatttgccacaatatcAAAGATATCTTCGTCTAGCCACTGGTGAAAAACTAAGAAGTCTGAATTGGATTGATTGGGAGAAATGGCTAAAGTGAGATTTTGACCAAATTACCCTATAAAAAATGCCTATGTGCAAAACTATCATCTAGTTGACTGAGATATTGACGGAGAATgcaaagtgactaaagtgattgacagaatAAGAATTTCGTGACCATTAATTTGTGATATTCCCCTTAAGAATATTTTCAAGAAAATGCACTTAGTTTTATCTGACAGCTAGTGAAAGTTTGATTTGAGTTTAATCGAGTTCAATATTCTTGTCAAATAAAGGTTTCCAATGCCTTGTACAAAAATAAAGTTCATCATAAAATGCAATTTAAATTaatgtttcaactttcaagcatAAACACTCGATAAAGCATCAGAAAATTCAAAGACTCTACCACCACATGCATTTTGTAAGCTGCCTATATTGCCATCTCACCCTACAAAGCAACCTGTTCATTTTCTTCGCGCTTGTGGGGAATAGGATGAGTTGGTTGCCTAATCCCTGTAAGAACTGTAGTTGTAGTTGCAGGAACTAATTGTATGTTCGATCCAACTCTTCAAGTTCTGTTACCAATGCATCATCATCAAAATCAGCAGCTGAACCAATTGGAGTTGACAAAGCTTCCTGGATCTGTTTCTCATTAATCTCATCTACGGTCTTATCCACGTCATCAATGTTGATTGCTTTCTGCATTGCCTTCATTTTTTCACCTTGTAGGATCATCATCTGATTATGGATTCGCAATCGGAAATTTCCAACTTTCTCTATTTGCTTTTTGAacatcctcttcctcttcaaaCATTGTATAGCACAGCTTTTATTCTTTGCTCTGGCGAATTCTTTGGCCCTTTCAAATTCAACAGCAGCCTTCTTCTCTAGTCGATCCGATCTCATTTTTCTCAAGCATCCCAAGCGTCTCATGTAACTTGTCTAACATGGAGCTTTGGGCACTGGATTTCGTTTTAGGTTACCTAAAAGCCCTGGAAAACATGGCTCGTTGAGATCGTCGAATTATGAATTGTGAAAATACAATTCAATTGGTGCCTTATATGGAGCACAATCTCATCAAGTCATTAGGAATCTTAAAAAAAACTAGGAAACTAATCTTATTATTAGGAATTAGGAAAAAATCCTTTTTTTTGTTCAAGATTCAGAACAAAACCGAGAGGCTAGACAAACACACTGCATTAACCTTAAGTACTCGTACAATTTAGGAGAGATTAAAAGTCAAAACCTCGATCATTAGAAGGGACTAattaattaaagagaaaaagtcagtcaccgtccccaaactatgctgccaaggccaatttgatacctgaactctcaaaagtatcaatgtgatacccaaacacctattttgacatcaacgtgatacttccgtccaaaatttgtgACGGTTCCGTTAAAAaagtgacgtggcaagcacatgaagaccaaaaacaaagaaaaagaccaatgtacccttttcttttgttaattcattttttttctttttctttttccttcttcttcatcttcttcttcttttcttcttcttctctgatgATCTAGGAACTTTCCCAGAAAACTTGACATCATCATCAGGAGAGTCGATGTTGCTTAAGCCTACTTTACTACTACCCAGCTCCTCTTATGCCCGTGAAGAGGTGGTCTTGGGGACCTAAAGGGGCTGCCTAGTTGGGCTCCTAACTGAATCAAAATTTGTTAAACCTATAGGGCTCAACCCCAGGGGATGGCAAAAGCAAAACCAGTGTTACCTGGATCGCGGGTCATTGCGGAACGGGTACGCGGTACGGGTACGTGGTAAGCCAGTCTCTATGGAACGCGGTACGTTAAGATATATCAgttaaaaattttaattaaaaataaattacatatgataaatataattataaaaaaataataattagataccataatataaataaaaatcaggATTTCTAATCATAATTCTAATAGCGTATTTGGAAACATAACTTTTTTACGTAAATATCCCTTATACATATACTATGAAAATCACATAAGTTTGAAAGGGTAAACAAGTAAAAGTAGATATTAGTAGTAATAAGGAATTAGGTTAAAAATCTTTTAGATATTATCATTTTTTTCTTATCGGAATAGTCATTATCTTCTTCAGATTAAGGAAAAGAAGATGAACAGTGCAACCAATCTGCTGCAGAAGTCTAGCAATAGTCGAAGTCTATAAACAAGCGCACTAGACCTGATGCAGAAGGTGGATTAGCTGAATAAATATGGGATCGCTGGAGTCACCAATCTGGTTCACGATCGTTCCGCGTTTCGGGTCGGGCGATTGGGTTCGCGGGTCGCCGGCAAACCGAGCTATCCCGGTATCTCTGGGCAAAACTTCACCCATTATGGGCAAACAGCTTTCTTCCAATTCCTAAATTACAGGGCTGCTAAATCATCGAAAATGACCAAAGCCACAGCTGAGGTAACATTACAATCATTGCATTACAATTTCACTTTTGGGTATTGAAATTCATGTATGTGTTAATTGATTGAACCAACCTTGCCAACCTTGCAGCCGGTGAATAGTCAGTCGAATGGCTCCGCTGCAAGCATAAAGCTGACCGGGAAGAACGGTGCTTCAGGCGCTTCAAAAGATGATTGATTGGATTGGTGGAGAGACATATTGTAACAAAGAAAAATAGTACAAATCTTTGAAAAGGGATTGAGGAGGAGGGGAGGAGGTCCTCGAGGGAGGTGTAGGACTCGGAGCTCTTAAGGGAGAGAAGCTCCAGGTCAAGCTGCGGCAGCCGATGGCGCGGCATCACGGCGCCGTTTGGGGTTGGGAAGCTGCAGCTATGGCGGGGCTTACTGGTGGGAGTGGTGGAGGAGGATAATAAGGAGGAGAAGTGGTGGGGCTTACCGGTTTCCCAGTTGGTTGCGCCGGACATCCACCTCGGCTCTCCTCCCCAGAGGCTTCTCACGTTGCTCCGACTATTCTTCATAAGCCACAGATgctttcgattaaaaaaaaaattctccatTTCGGTTGCTGTTTATAAACCCACAAATCCATTCCCAGAAAAATAACCAATTGTGATAGAAAGGAGAGAGGATCAGATTGgcaaaggaagagagagagagagagacagaactcgatctcatttttttttttttaatcaattagttgagaaagacaattttacccttgccacgtcagcaaacagacggagcCGTcacaaattttggacggaagtatcacgttgatgtcaaaataggtGTTTGgttatcacattgatacttttgagagttcagatatcaaattggccttgacagCATAATTTGGGGACgatgactgaatttttctcttaattaaaATATTAGAAGCAGATATCGAGCTCATCCTCTAAACACATAAACAAAATTCTTTCGTGAACGACAAAAAGCGACAGTTTTTAAGTCATGGACTCATGGTATTACACTCTCAAGATCATTAAATAATTTCAGTATCCACTGCCAACCAAAAAACGTAGCCTAACTGATACCAAATTGCCAGATGAAATATATAATCTCCTTAATAATAACTAATGACTCTTATAACCGATAGACTATAACATGTTAGTTATTTGTAAAATCAATACCTTAGAAGCCATAAATTCAAAGCCTACATGGTACATACTACATAGGCCTACTCCAAGCCAAGATCAGcattgaggaaaaaaaaaatagatccaTAGAATATGAAAGGTaaacctgtaaatggaccggattttgatccggacccgctccagatccgtggctattggacgggttttgatcgaaaattttgatccgttgatccgttaatgatccgaatccgttaacccgtttattcaacagatcaaatacggatttaggtcgatccgatccgttaatgatccggcccgtttttgtaataataaaatattattttttattaatatattatttaaaatatatatatatataatatcatatattttatatttctaatacaattttttttgcagaaatctaagggatAGTCCATCACCCAACATTCCAAGAaacattaagaattttgataatgtaattctacttttggtgatacttttcatgttgttttaatattttattaatatcttatgaggtatcatgatataaatttaatattattatttaaaattttaaaatatttaaaattataaacgggtcggattagcggatcgggtatccgttaatccggcggatacggatttggatcgagctatcaatgatcctccgggttaacggagcgggtttggatcgaatttttttttaagtaaacggatttggatttaggtcgatccgatccaaatccgatccatttacaggtctaatgAAAGGCGGACTTTGTTCCTAAGCTAACCACATGTACGGCTCTGATACTCTCCTTACTCACTTTCCCGCCAAAACGAAGCATAACCTAACCTAGGCACAGCAACCCTTTCTCTATTTatgattttctctctctcagtctATTCCACTTCCTAGTTCCTACAAAAAAAACCCCAAATTTCATTGTGCTCTTTCCTCAATTCTTCTTCTGGGCCTCTCATCCCAAACATCGTTTCAGGTTTGTCTCCATCTCAAAATTGTATCTATATTATTCACTTTAGCAAAATAAATGTAGAATATTTTTGGCTTCTATCAGTCCCTTAACcttgtcatgcttttcatgctacataaatatataaatattttttttcactAACTACTTGATCCGTCATTTTGAAGTATAATGATTTATAAGCATGATCAATTTTTTTATCATCTTTATTGTTGATATAAGATTTGAGTGCTGTGGTTGATAAAGTTTACATTTTTATGATGTTAGTGCAAGATTTTGGGTATTGTTGTTAATGGGTATCCTTGTTTATACGCCAATGTTAGTTTACTTGTTACTTTGATTTCGTAATGGAAGTTTTAAGAAATGGGTTGGAATGGTACTAATAATTTTATGTTTGGTAGATATGTCTAGGGTTCCATTAAGTGATGCTGAGGCAGCTGAGCAAGAGGAAAGATTTCAGAGGGCACTTGCTGAGTACATTGCTGATCCAGACACTCCACCTAACCTTCTTGAAGGCGTTGGATTTAGAAGATTTTTGGAGGTGCTTAACCCGCGGTTTAAGCCTAATTTCAAAGAGGTTGGGAGTGAATTCTGCAAAATCTATAAGGAAAGGAAAGCGGGAGTTAAGGAATTCTTGGGAAAATTTGATGGAATGATTAGCTTGTCGGTGGAGATATTGAGGCATGAAAATCCTAGTAACGGCTTCTGTCCTGATGATTACTTGTGCCTCTCTGCTCATTTTGTTGATGAGAAGTGGAAACTGCAAAAGTGGGTGCTTCACTCTCGTGGTCTTATGCTTAAGGAGGATTTGGGCCCGTCTGCTGTTCTTTATGACGATGATGATTGGGGTGTTTTTAGGTGGCTTGAGGAGTTTGGCATTGAGAAGAAGATATCCACACTCGCTATGATTAATGATGATGTTGGCTACGATCAATTGGTTGGGTGCGTGAAGAATCACATTCAAGAAAAGAAGGGAATCCAACTTAATGATCAGTTGTTTCGTGTGTATTGTTTTGAGGAAATGATAGCCACAATGGTGCAGGGTGCATTTAAcaagattaaaaaaatagttGACAAGCTATCTTTCTTGTGTGGTTTTGTATCTATAACTCCTGTGTGGAATGTGACAAATTCCCATCTAAAAGAAGCTCTGGAGTTATGGTCAGCGGGAGAATACTCTTCAGTTGACACTGATGTTGTACCCACCCCTGAGGAATGGAAGAAAGTTGAAGGAGTTTGTAAGATCGTAGACAGCATATATGAAGTGTCAAATGCTTTATTTCAAGCAAAGCAACTGACTGCTAATGTTTATCTTTATCACCTACATGAGCTTCATGAAATTCTGACCCAAGCATCGGTTGACTCTGATAGTTTTGTTAATACAGTAGTTAAGGGTATGTTGAAAGCTTTTGACAGGTATTGGGATAAAATGTTCTTGCTGTTAGGAATATCTGCAGCTCTGGATCCTCGGTTTAAAATGAAATACGTCGAATTTGCTTCTTCCAAAGTCAAGGGGCCGGATGGAAGCTCACAAGCTGCAGCTGTATTGGGGGCCTTTGACAAACTATTTGATGAATATGCACTCCGTGTTTCTGAAAAAGTGAACTGCACAAGTGAATCATCTGCTTCTGTATCTGATTCTGAAGGGGCTACTCCAAGACATGTGAATCATACATTTAGTGTGTTACAAGACTACGAGAAGTTCACTCAATTGAAAGGCTATCTGGAAGAACCCGTCTTACCTTGGAGTAAGGATTTTGATGTATTGGCTTGGTGGAGCACTGCAGGCACCAAGTATCCTATTCTTTGTAAGATTGCACGTGATTTTTTGGCCATTCCAGTTATGCTTGCAACTTCACATCAGGCATTCAGTACTGGACCAAGGCCAGCTGATAGAAATATGGTTCACATGAAGCCCAACACACTGCATGCCTTTATGTGTGCTCGGAGCTGGTCTCCTAGGCAGTGAAAGAAATTTAGGAGGTTAGCAATTCCATTTATCTTCATGCTCTCTTCTCTTTTGTGTTCTCACTTATTCTAAACCCtatcattttgttttcttttcaggTAGTATGCTTGATGTCTTGAAAGGTTACATTTTGTCTTTTTGCTGCTGTAACCTGGTTTTCGATTACCTCTCTTCTCGAAGGCTTTGGATTAGTTCAGTACTTCAGTTAATCAAGTGGCATGGACAGCAAGCTTTTTGAACTCCATTAGGATTGAATATCTAAGTTTATTTCTTATGGAtgaatgataggagcattttaaagtggtattttaatagttaattcctcacattttgcttagttaattccttaacgaatcgatttttaactcaatttctattttcttaggtacattggagtaaatgatggtgaaatgagcattaggtccacacttacctataaatggtggagaaaaatggaaatgtactaaaatgtcaattttacacattttcctactccggctaggagaaaccaagccaagcaaggaagaaggagcgaccgccagaccaaatgaacttcaaatgagctgaaactttccagatccattctacacatcctaaggatcatttcttatgaagagtgccagagctataattgagtggaaggccttcaaacagtcagcccaatttcctgcagaagcaaaactggaaaactggacctgtaagaggtccagcagcatttccagcccaaaggcatggaaataaattctgaaattttaccaaaatgatctacactcatggtagatcatttcatatgaagaagtcacgagccaaaactgaattcctgttggagaaataattgaaggaataaaagggcagaaactgacctaaaacagctcaacaccacatgttcaagtttcctacccacatgaagaaagctagatgcttttctctttttccttggatatatttttctgctccaatagatcatcatcacttccatacttctgcaccttcatgccttgctttcatttcatcattactccatcttttccatattttacaaaccactttcattatttttcttccatttatcatttcactcttctttttcttccctatataaacaccttctcctctcactctaaagaacattccttcatccatttcatcttctttgtctctccatttccattccatttttctctccattctctagttgcaaaattctgcgttttcaagtaagaagaagaagaagaagaaggagccgggaatatcatatcctccatcgtccacattgaaggcttgcttccaagattcaagatttcaacgtttcaagcactccatctccatctccaactcacggtgtaattcattctttttccttatttaatttcgtaggaatttgtttctagttaacaataacattaagggcaaagtttaagcccaatttctatgtttgaataaaaattgtgatttctttatgttgatttttatgttgcttatgtgagattgcttaattgattttggattatggaaaacttttatatgtacgtgttctttgatggccaacttaggatatatgcatgtaattggtgctagatttaagtagtaaaggctttggacaaaagtcgaaatcaattaaggaggattgcaaatagatggactttttcatactaggttgtgcactttggttgacatcctttctttgttcttcatgcattgaatgtgttcttgattagctagttttctagactatgattgcatgttcaataggtttaatttaggtgctttcacttagattaaatattaaaggaaagtaaaatatgggaaatcatttgctttgaatgtttcacatggtcaacttatttctcatgacatagataatcaactataggaattgtaattggatttcattcatatgattgtagttttgatctttgtttcttgtgttccacctttgtatatgtgtttttacactttctttatttcatttaattttaatttcaattctattgtaatacccgaaaaattcaagttaatttccgatgacgttttggaaatgatttcgtggtcgtggacacgagtacgaagcttagaggagtgtggaattagttcgaacgattttatttcgaaaactgaacgttttaggggaggTCAAAggtgttgactttttatacattgggaatttgggaaaacttccttcatgaaagttgtagagctcgtcgatacgatctcgtgcatatgtggaacgcaaaaatcggagttcgtatgagaaagttatgatcaattgaaatttggggaaatttctataaatagcaaaaaaatCCCGAAAATTTCCATTTCTGCAGAtttttctctcccgagcccagatttcggcctctctcttccaccggccatatctccctccacagacctccgatcgacttgatttcAAAAGcattttcattcgccttgaagtcagttaaaacttcctagaagacataaaagtgagaaaagaaccatggaaggcgctaggaggccgagaagctgcacagctcgagctggaattcgcccgatgctgctcttccttcaccggccgatatctctctcatccgacctcgaatcgagttgattccaaaagggattttgttGGGCttgagctatattacaactttgtagaagacatcgaggggaaataaccaacgtggtagccgctacaagtcgaagaacacggtgcagtcgagctggaaatcgtcttccttcgccaccttggttctcccagctccggccactatagctcgagttctttgagggcttttctagcccagaggaagtagaagctatccccaagaaggcttgcagcgatttgatccggggtgatcgaattttggagttttgaaactagggttcatcggatccGTCGACTTCcaaggtgattgacggtctcccttgggtgaaagatttcggtgtgtattgtgttgaattgaagacgcagcgggaatatcgaggtgagtaaacctcacgtggttcatattacgaacccaatatatttaattgctttattttgcaatcatatgaactattgttggtgtattagacattcctgtgtgaatgtctgtaaataatatgtattgttggagttgtgttgagtttattgttgagaaacaatatattgtgaggggtattgagtttattgttgagaaacaatatattgtgagaggtgttgagttttattgttgaggaacaataaattgttgtgatctgtggagatcactaggtcacgaggtgaccatggcatctattagtgaatcacgctctcgtaccgggctggtggttattaatagtattaaatcgtaatcacgtctgtggccggacgagtggttacgttcagttagagctctagtctgtctgccaaatgtggagtgaccttatgagtgaaattgagagtaactcataagtgtcaatatatatatggtaaccttatgagggaaattgagagtaactcataagggtctatatatatatatgagtctgtctaccaaatgttgggaaatcttatgagcgaatttgagagtaactcataagtgtctatatatatatatgagagtgagggatcttatgagctaaattgagagtaactcataagtgtctacatatatatatgagagtgagtgatcttatgagctaaattgagagtaactcataagtgtctatatatatatatgagagtgagaaagtaacgtgggtttgtggtagtcttgaaatctaataaatcaacagttctttcttgtttactcatactggctgtaaaaagcttaccgggttttgtgttgttgcaactcccggtacactattcaaattgtgtagcgggtaatcctacaggacaggagaaccaggacggtgatcgtgcggttagagcaattgttagagttttacaacaattgtaagttgtgaggtgtgttatgctcatttgagctttataatatattgtgagagtgaattgtaataatgaactcgaagtttcgagatttggtttttttgtaattgtaattattcaggtttcggatttgaatttatcattcaaaatccggggcgtgacagtttggtatcagagcgtaaggtgcatatttggtgatgtgtcaatacctttcgagtgatggcccgtctgcagcggatccccatcgtgtgctcttcggtattggctaagtcattgggtatgcgtgagtgttgggagttgtttaggccgctaggttgtttagggaacgtgaataccttccctatagtattgacttggttaatatgaaattgtatttgacttatactgtgttttaagtgttatacatgtattagccaagcatactatactccttaggtgatggatattcgaaggggttgtacttagaaccttacagttgtcttgtaggttcgtatgggaataagttcagtggccgcaagttacaatccttgaggaataggaacctcttgattcaactctgttaagtcaacgaggattgttgtatggaagtgaggttcttttggatgttgaagtgttggttgaaggcatgatgtggacctatgcacgtacctagtgtggatacgagtattaatggatagaaagtttgtcttcttaagttggacgtacatatgtttttagatgagatgtacatgtcaaataatagatatcttgttttgtaatgagatgtccttgtggagtttgttagtagggttgaggttagggaagaaattattgtggttacttcttccttgtgcttgtaagttgttaagcagggtttgaggtgcgagacaagaattttattttgtgctcgatggttagagatgagagaccattgttttgggttgtcgttgagtactataattccttcagaatcaggattgttggtagaattggaattagtagtagttttggtgattcggaatttgaattgagttcgtgagatatgtcttatatacgtggttgatgttgcttgcatcattttggaacgatatgttgcgattcacaaggaaaactggatttgaaatttattcatttgaacaccatgggttgatgacctgaccgtgacttgtgaatatagttttgttcaagtgaatgaaattgaattttgaggcctatgtatggtgcaggaagaagcatggaggacatgttagagtcaggcaagggtttgcctttggtgattgattttaggtgatatagttaaacgcaatttcagatattgattttagtgactttgttaggtatccatagtggttcaagtgaattactatgtgatatggagtttgattcgatttctgaatcgctaaatgttagggattgaattgtggtgagtttttgttgaagcaattgatagatgaaattatcgagattctataagagttgtaagagtaactctaaagacgtgggtttttcctagctaactcaggatgtgtttagctttataaatccctaatcctatcgatgaaattgttgtgtttggtttgactcagaggatactagctagacctcgatgcgacttaattgattgttggattctttttgagtgattgtttttattgcatcattatgaaagatgtgtgcagtagagttgtttatggttttgaaaacagtattgggtgaccaaggttcgatccttggtgttgttgttggttaaacaaacaggaaagaaaacatgcacaccatcttattgagtttatattacaaaaaaaaaaaaaaaaaaaaaaaagcgaggactatgctatactaagcctagtcagtagctccggatgggttgaggctgagctcaagagaaacgtttgagccactgtggtaaccgcctgagccaccagaatagtaaccaaaagcgctaccttcctcggaagtagccttcaggttaccaaagacgtcctcgccgtgcacggggaacagaggaagagtttgaacctcctggtgatctcctcctcgttgttgcagggatgtttgtcctcctgttgtgccaaaagagttgtactggtattagtgttgaagtgtgag
Coding sequences within:
- the LOC133711230 gene encoding zinc finger BED domain-containing protein RICESLEEPER 1-like, with translation MSRVPLSDAEAAEQEERFQRALAEYIADPDTPPNLLEGVGFRRFLEVLNPRFKPNFKEVGSEFCKIYKERKAGVKEFLGKFDGMISLSVEILRHENPSNGFCPDDYLCLSAHFVDEKWKLQKWVLHSRGLMLKEDLGPSAVLYDDDDWGVFRWLEEFGIEKKISTLAMINDDVGYDQLVGCVKNHIQEKKGIQLNDQLFRVYCFEEMIATMVQGAFNKIKKIVDKLSFLCGFVSITPVWNVTNSHLKEALELWSAGEYSSVDTDVVPTPEEWKKVEGVCKIVDSIYEVSNALFQAKQLTANVYLYHLHELHEILTQASVDSDSFVNTVVKGMLKAFDRYWDKMFLLLGISAALDPRFKMKYVEFASSKVKGPDGSSQAAAVLGAFDKLFDEYALRVSEKVNCTSESSASVSDSEGATPRHVNHTFSVLQDYEKFTQLKGYLEEPVLPWSKDFDVLAWWSTAGTKYPILCKIARDFLAIPVMLATSHQAFSTGPRPADRNMVHMKPNTLHAFMCARSWSPRQ